A segment of the Candidatus Hinthialibacter antarcticus genome:
ATGTACGATACGAATGTTCTGCGAAGATCATGAATTCTCAAGTCATCAATTCCAGCGCGTTTTTTTATTCGCCTCCAAGGTATGTCCATATTAACACTTGGCTGGCCCACTTTAGTTGGACTGGGGAACACAAAGAGGTTATCTACCAAGCGAGGAATTTCATTCAATACTCTTATTGAATGATCAGACAGAGGCTTTGTCTCTGAGTAGCCGCTTTTGGTATCCGCGAAATAAACTGAAGATTTTTTGAAATCAATTTGAGACCATTTCAGATTTTGGAGTTCGCCTTTTCTCATTCCTGTTAAGATCAATAAAGTGAAGAAAGATCGATAATAGATATTTGGGTCTTCACTGATTGCATTCAACAGTTTCAGAAATTCATCACCATCGCTAAGCCATCTTTCACGAGGCTTTTCTTTGTACTTTTCAACGTCACGGCATGGATTAATATGTGTCTCAGGCAGATAGTCTGCCCCCCTGCCGAATTCAAACAATTTGCTAAGTAATGCCAAGATTCGATTGGCCTCATACGGTGATTTTATGCCAATCTCACGATGTTTTTTCATAATATCAGAGCGCTTCAATGACAGCGCTGCCCTTTTACCGGTACGGGGTAAAACATGGCTGTTAATTCTTCGTCCGTCTTCTTTCCAAGACTTCTTTCGCGGTTTAGCGTATTCAGCCATGTAGTAAATACAAAGTTGCTCTATGGTCAATAAACGCTCTTTGTT
Coding sequences within it:
- a CDS encoding tyrosine-type recombinase/integrase; this translates as MPKFTMKELLRTESPKDKKGTYIIWDDQVQGFGLRIHPTNSKSWIIQYRCGSKQRFMTIGQFPKVSLVKARNVAKEKFGDIAGGVDPIEQKKKNKERLLTIEQLCIYYMAEYAKPRKKSWKEDGRRINSHVLPRTGKRAALSLKRSDIMKKHREIGIKSPYEANRILALLSKLFEFGRGADYLPETHINPCRDVEKYKEKPRERWLSDGDEFLKLLNAISEDPNIYYRSFFTLLILTGMRKGELQNLKWSQIDFKKSSVYFADTKSGYSETKPLSDHSIRVLNEIPRLVDNLFVFPSPTKVGQPSVNMDIPWRRIKKRAGIDDLRIHDLRRTFVSYMANDKIPLEIASKAIGHRSIRVTETVYARFKDDPIREAINQTGDKIISLQKIKQEKSA